The sequence ATCACTGACGAGGGTCGCGACCAGCTCCGCTCCCTCGGCTTCAACGTCTGACCGCCCCGCCGGGACCGCGCTCGGTGCGGTGGCGCCCTGATATTCCGTGGCGCAGCCGCACCGGGCCGGGGCCCGCCTCGATCCACCTTCGACCCTCGTGACCGGTGCGTTCCTCGCCGGCCTGGTCGCCGGTTACGGGGTGGCCATCCCGGTCGGCGCGATCGCCGTGCTCATCCTCGGGCTCAGCGCGCGTACGTCGTTCCGGGTCGGCGCCGCCGCTGCGCTCGGCGTTGCCACCGCCGACGGGATCTACGCCGGTGCCGCGGCACTCGGCGGCGCGGTGGTCGCCGGCTGGCTCACCCGCTCGCCGGGCCGCTGCGGCTGGTCGCCGCCGCGGTGCTGCTCGCCCTCGCCGCACACGGGGCGTGGCGGGCGCTGCGCGTGCCCGGCCGGGCACGCCGGCGCACGGCCGGCGCCGGGACGCGACCCGGCAACGGACCCGCGTGGCGCGGCCTGGCGCGATCCGGTACCCGGCCCGCGCGGCGTGGGTTGGACACACCGGGCCGGGCGTTCGCCGGGATCCTCGCGCTGACCCTGCTCAACCCGGCCACCGTCGTCTACTTCACGGCGTTGGTGCTCGGCCGCGGCGACCTGGGCGGCTCGGGGACGGCAGCCGGGGCGATCTTCACGCTCGGCGCGTTCGTCGCCTCGGCCAGCTGGCAGCTGCTGGTCGCCGGAGGCGGCTCGGTGATCGGGCGGGTGCTCACCAGCGACCGCGGCCGGCTGGTCACCGCCCTGCTGTCCAGCGCCATCATCAGCGTGCTCGCCGTCGGGATGCTCCTCGGCGGATGACTGGGACACCGCGTGCCGTACGGTCGGTGGCATGAACAGCCGACCCGCCGCCGGGGGCGGCCGGTGGGTCGAGGTCGATCCGGCCCGGATCAGCCGCTGGGTCGACGGTTTCGCCGACCGGCACGGCCCGCCCACCAGCACCGTCCAGGAGTACGGCCTGCTGCTGGCCGCCCCGACGGCGCCACCGCCGAGCTGCACCTGCCGCCCGGCGCGCCGCCCACCACCGACCTGGCGGCCTTCGTGGCGGCGGCGACCGCCCCCGCCGGATCGGTCTGCTGCTCGCCCGCAAGGGTGCGGTGGCGGTGGGCGTCGCCGAGGGGGAGCGGCTGCCGGTGCACAAGGTGGACACCCGGTACGTGCAGGGCCGTACCGCCGCCGGCGGCTGGTCCCAGCAGCGCTTCGCCCGCCGCCGGGACAACCAGGCGAAGGCGGCGCTGGCCGACGCGGCGGACCTCGCCGTACGCCTGTTGCTGCCGGCCGCCGACCGGCTGGACGCGTTGGTCGCGGGCGGCGACCGGCGGGCCGTGGACACGGTGCTGGCCGACCGCCGGCTCGCGCCCCTGGCCGCGCTGCGCGCCGGGCGGCTGCTGGACGTGCCCGAGCCCAGGCATGCGGTGCTGATGGCCGCGGTCGCCGCGGCCCGGGCCGTGCACGTCCTGGTCCGCGACCCCGCCTGATCGACCCGCCGGACGAGAGCGACTTGCCCGCCGGGTCAGATCGCGCCGCTGAAGGTGTCGCAGGAGGCCGGGTCGCCGGTCTCGTAGCCGCGGTTGAACCACCGCTTCCGGTCGGCGGACGAGCCGTGGGTGAACTCGTCGGGACTCACCGGCCGGTTGGCACGCTCGGAGCTGGCGTCGTCGCCGATCGCCTCGGCGGTGTTGATGGCTTCGGCGATGTCCTGCTCGGTGATGCTGGTGAAGATCTTCTGACCGCTCTCGTCGGCGGTGCCGGTGGCGTTGCGGGCCCAGGCTCCCGCATAGCAGTCGGCCTGCAACTCCAGGCGTACCGACAGGTCGTTGGCGTTGCCCGGGTCGCGCTGCTGCTGGCGGCGGACCTGTTCGTTGGTGCCGAGCAGGTTCTGCACGTGGTGACCGTACTCGTGGGCCAGCACGTACGGCTGGGCGAACTCGCCTTCCGCGCCCAGTTGCTCGGCGAGCACCTGGTAGAAGGTGAGATCGAGGTAGACCAGCGAGTCGGCCGGGCAGTAGAACGGGCCGACACCGGAGTCGGCCTGGCCGCAGTCGGTGTTCACCGCCTGGCTGAAGAAGACGGTCCCGGGACGCCCAGCCCGCCGCCTCCGCCGCCGCCTCGCCGGTCCTCGACCTGGCTGGTGTCGATCCGCGCGTTCTCGTTCAGCTCCATGGTGACCCCGATCAGTCGGTGGCTCGCGGGCCGGAACCGGTCGTCGGCGATCCGGTACCCGACGATCTTGGTCGGTAATCCGTGGAGGGCTCCGCCCGGCGCCCGGTACACTTGATCCCGTGCTGCTCTGCGAAGGCTGAACGCCCCGCGCCGACGGGTCAGGAGGATCCGCCGGCGCTTTCGTGTGCCCTGAGTCAGCCCTCCGGATCCCGAGAGCGAGTGCCTTGAAATGATCACTGCCAGCGGCCTGGAACTGCGCGCCGGCGCCCGGATCCTGCTGTCCGACACGACGCTGCGGGTGCAGCCGGGTGACCGGATCGGCCTGGTCGGCCGCAACGGCGCCGGCAAGACCACCACCCTGAAGGTCCTCGCCGGCGAGGGGCAGCCGTACGCCGGGCAGATCGACCGGCGCAGCGCCGTCGGCTACCTCCCGCAGGATCCGCGTACCGGTGACCTGGACGTCACCGGCCGGGACCGGGTGCTCTCCGCCCGGGGCCTGGACGCGCTGATGGCCGGGATGAAGGAGCTGGAGGAGCAGCTGGCCGACGGCGGCGACGAGCGCCTGGTCCGGCGCTACGGCGCGCTTGAGGACCAGTTCGCCGCCCTCGGCGGGTACGCCGCCGAGGCCGAGGCGGCCCGGATCTGCGCCAACCTGGGTCTGCCCGACCGGGCCCTGGCACAGACCATCGGCACCCTCTCCGGCGGGCAGCGCCGGCGTATCGAGCTGGCCCGGATCCTGTTCCGGGACGCCGGCGAGAACGGCGGCGGCATCCTGCTGCTCGACGAGCCGACCAACCACCTCGACGCCGACTCGATCACCTGGTTGCGCGGTTTCCTCGCCAACCACAAGGGCGGGCTGGTGGTGATCTCGCACGACGGCTCGCTGCTGGAGTCGGTGGTCAACAAGGTCTGGTTCCTGGACGCCACCCGGTCGGTGGTCGACGCCTACAACCTGGGCTGGAAGGCGTACCTGGAGGCACGGGAGACCGACGAGCGGCGCCGGCGCCGGGAGCGGGCCAACGCCGAGAAGAAGGCCGGCGCGCTGATGGCCCAGGCCGACAAGATGCGGGCCAAGGCCACCAAGACGGTCGCCGCGCAGAACATGGCCCGCCGCGCCGAGCGGTTGGTCTCCGGCCTGGAGGAGGTACGGGTCGCCGACAAGGTGGCCAAGGTGCGCTTCCCCGCGCCGGCTCCCTGCGGCAAGACGCCGCTGACCGCGAGCGGCCTGTCCAAGTCGTACGGCTCGCTGGAGATCTTCACCGACGTGGACGTGGCGGTGGACCGGGGATCCCGGGTGGCCATCCTCGGGCTCAACGGTGCCGGCAAGACGACGCTGCTGCGGATGCTCGGCGGCCTGCTGGCGCCGGACACCGGCGAGGTGCGTCCCGGTCACGGACTGCGACTGGGTTACTACGCTCAGGAGCACGAGACGCTGGACGTCGAGCGGACCGTGCTGGAGAACATGCGGGCCGCCTCGATCGAGCAGACCGACACCGAGCTGCGCAAGATCCTGGGTGCCTTCCTCTTCTCCGGCGACGACGTGGACAAGCCCGCCGGGGTGCTCTCCGGCGGGGAGAAGACCCGGCTGGCGCTGGCCACCCTGGTCTGCTCGGGCGCCAACGTGCTGCTGCTGGACGAGCCGACCAACAACCTGGACCCGGTCAGCCGGGAGCAGGTGCTCGACGCCATCGCCCGCTACCCCGGCGCGATCGTCCTGGTCACCCACGACTCGGGCGCGGTCCTCGCGCTCAAGCCGGACCGGGCGATCCTGCTGCCCGACGGCGACGAGGACGCCTGGAGCGACGATCTGCTCGAACTGGTGGAGCTGGCCTGAGCCGCACCGGGCGTCACCTATCGGGAAGCCGACACTGCATAGCGTGTCGGTTGGCGAATAGTTGATATCTGGCGCATGATCGTTCGAGACGGTCTAATAGGTGGGACCGTATCCGAACCGCACAGTCTGGGACGTGAGGACACAGCATGGCAGCCACTGGCACAGCCACCAGCACTGAGAAGGGTCGCCGGATCGTCGGAGCCGAGCGTCAGACGCTCGCCAAGGACCTCGTCAAGCGGTACACCGGGGGCGAGAGCATCCGGGCGCTCGCGGCCTCGACCGGTCGATCCTACGGGTTCATCCACCGGGTGCTCACCGAGTCGGGGGTGCAGCTGCGGCAGCGCGGCGGCGCTCGGCGCCGCAAGAAGGCGTGACCCGCCCGTCAGCGTCGTCCAGCACCAACACCAGCGCCACCACCGCGACCCGGGCCGCCCGGTGACCGCCGAGGCGACCGGGGTCCGGCTGGAATGCGACGGGCCGGTTGCGACGGTCACCCTGTGCCGGCCCGACGTGCTCAACGCCCAGACCTCCGCGATGTGGCGCGCGATGAGCGACTTCTCCCGGGAGCTTCCCGGTGACGTGCGCGTCGTCGTGGTGCGCGGCGAGGGGCGGGCTTTCTCCGCCGGTCTCGACCTGTCGGTGGCCGGCGCCTCCGGGCCCGGCTCCTTCGCCGAGCTGACCACCCTGCCCGAGCCGGAGTGCGCCGACCGGATCGCCCACTACCAAGCGGGTTTCACCTGGCTGCACCGGCCGGACGTCATCTCCGTCGCGGCGGTGCAGGGGCATGCCATCGGTGCCGGTTTCCAACTCGCGCTCGCCTGTGACCTGCGGGTGCTGGCCGAGGACGCGACGTTCTCCATGGCCGAGGTCACGCTGGGTCTGGTGCCGGATCTGGCCGGCACCAAGCGCCTGGTGGAGCTGGTCGGCTACGCCCGCGCGTTGGAGATCTGCACCACCGGCCGGCGGATGGACGCCGCCGAGGCCGACCGGATCGGCCTGGCCACCCTCGTCGTGCCCGGCGCCGAGCTGGACCCGGCGGTGCGGGATCTCACCGCCGGGCTGCTCGCCCCCGACCGCGACGCGGTGGTGGAGATCAAGGCGCTGCTCGCCGGCGCCGCCGGGCGCACCCACGCCGAGCAGCAGCGGGCCGAGCGGGAGGCGCAGACCCGACGGCTGCGGGATCTCGCGGGCCGGGGAGATTAGTAAGGACCGTTCGGGAAGATCCGGGTTACTCGCGAGGTTGTCGTAGTCATCGGGAGAATTGACCCGACGGCGTTCGATGTCCTGCGACCCGGAGGTGAGTGTGTCCAACCCGATGGCCGCCGGCGGCATGGGCGGTTGGAGCATGCTCCGGTCCATGCGCAACCAGGACGAGGTCTCCACCCACCGGTTGAAACGGGGCGTCGCCCGACGGATCGTGGCCTTCGCCCACCCCTACCGGCGGGACATCGCCATCTTCCTGGTCACCGTGGTCGTCGCCGCGGTGATCGGGGTGGCCACCCCGCTGCTCGCCGGCGACGTGATCGACGCGATCACCCGGAGCGAGCCCGATGCCGGCGCCGTGGTGATCCGGCTGGCGGTGTTCATCGCCGGGCTGGCGGTCGCCGACGCGCTGCTCTCCCTCGCCCAACGGTGGTATTCGGCGCGCATCGGCGAGGGCATCATCCTCGACCTGCGCACCCGGGTCTACGACCACGTGCAGCGGATGCCGCTGCAGTTCTTCACCCGCACCCAGACCGGTGCGCTGGTCAGCCGGCTCAACAACGACGTGATGGGTGCCCAGCGGGCCTTCACCTCGACGTTGTCCGGCGTGGTGAGCAACGTGATCCAGCTGGTGCTGACCGCTGCGGTGATGCTCACCCTCTCCTGGCAGATCACCGCGCTCTCCCTGGTGCTGCTGCCGGTGTTCATCATCCCGGCGCGGCGGGTCGGGCGGCGGCTGGCCGAGATCACCCGCGAGTCGTACGACCTCGACGCCAAGATGAACGCGACCATGACCGAGCGGTTCGGGGTCGCCGGCGCGCTGCTGGTGAAGTTGTTCGGCCGGCCGGACGCGGAGGCGGACCGCTTCGCCGCCCGTGCCGAGCGGGTGCGTGACATCGGCATCACCTCGGCGATGTACTCGCGGACCTTCTTCGTGGCGATGCTGCTGGTGGCCTCGCTGGCCCAGGCCCTGACCTACGGCCTGGGCGGCTGGCTGGCGGTCACCGGTGACGTCAGCGCCGGCACCGTGGTGACCCTCGCGTTGCTGCTCACCCGCCTCTACGGCCCACTGACCGCGCTGAGCAACGTCCGGGTGGACGTGATGAGCGCGTTGGTCTCGTTCGACCGGGTCTTCGAGGTGCTCGACCTGGAGCCGGGAATCAGGCAACGCCCCGGCGCGGTGCCGGTGCCCCGGGGCGCGGGGCGGGTCGAGTTCCGCGACGTGCGTTTCCGCTACCCGAGCGCCGCGGAGATCTCCCTCGCGTCGCTGGAGGAGGTCGCCGCGCTGGACCGTACGGTCAACGAGCCGGTGCTCAAGGGAGTGTCCTTCCGGGTCGAGCCCGGGCAGATGGTGGCCCTGGTCGGCCCCTCCGGTGCGGGCAAGTCGACGCTGTCCATGCTGATCTCCCGCATCTACGACGTCACCGACGGGCAGGTGCTGGTCGGCGGGGTCGACGTCCGCGACGCCACCCTCGACTCGCTGCGTGACGAGATCGGCGTGGTCACCCAGGACTCGCACCTGTTCCACGAGACCATCGCGGAGAATCTGCGCTACGCCAGGCCGGACGCCACCGACGACGAACTGTGGACGGCTCTCGCGGGCGCACAGGTCGCCGACCTGGTGCGTACCCTGCCCGATGGGCTGGAGACCACCGTGGGTGAGCGCGGATACCGCTTCTCCGGCGGCGAGAAGCAGCGCATCGCGATCGCCCGGCTGCTGCTCAAGGCGCCGTCGATCGTCATCCTCGACGAGGCGACCGCACACCTGGATTCGGAGAGCGAGGCGGCGGTGCAGCGGGCGCTGTCGGTGGCGCTGGCCGGCCGGACCGCGTTGGTGATCGCGCACCGGCTCTCCACCGTCCGCGACGCCGACCAGATCCTCGTCCTCGACGCCGGCCGCATCGTCGAGCGGGGCCGACACGACGAGCTGGTCGCCGTCGGCGGCCTCTACGCCGAGCTGTACCGCACCCAGTTCGCGGTGGCCGACTCGCCCGTCCCGTACGCCGACGCCACCGGCCCGGAACCGGTGGTCATCCCGAGCCGGGAATACATCGCCGACGAGGCCATGCCCCCGGCCACCGCCAACTGACCGGCCCTCCGGCGTGGACTCGGCCGCGCCGGCCCGTTCACTCCTGCCGGGTGGCCGCGCGGAGTTCGGCGAAGGCGACGCCGAGCGTCTGCGGGGTGTAGTGGGCGTTCAGGCCGCTGGGGTTGGGCAGCACCCAGAGCCGGGCACCGGCCAGCGGCTCCGGTTGCGGCCCGAATCCCGCCTTCGGCCGGGCGAAGCCGATCCGGTACGCGGTCACCCCGACCACGGCCACCCAGCGCGGACGGTACCGGGCCACCGTGTCGGTCAGCTCCCGTGCGCCGTCGACCAACTCGGCGGCGGCCAACTCGTCGGCGCGGGCGCTGGCCCGGGCGACCAGGTTGGTGATGCCCAGTCCGAGAGCCGGCAGCTCGTCCTGCTCGCTGGGGTGCAGCAGCCGTGGGGTGAAGCCGCCCCGGTGCAGCGCCGGCCAGAACCGGTTGCCGGGGCGGGCGAAGTGCCAGCCGGTGGCAGCGGACCACAGCCCCGGGTTGATTCCGACGAAGAGCACGTCCAGCCCGGTGGCGATGACATCCGGGAGGAACCTGTCGGCGGCGGCGGCCAGCTCCGCCCGACTCGGGCGTGGATTCGGTCGGGGGCCGTCGGGTCGCGGTCGGCCCGCCGGGCCCGGCTGGCGGGCGGCTCGGCGGTCACAGGCCGCGCAGCGCGCCGCCGTCGACCGGGACGGTGACGCCGGTGAGGTAGCTGGCGGCGGGGGAGAGCACGAACGCGGCGACCCGGCCGAACTCGGCCGGGTCGCCGATGCGACGCAGCGGGATGCCGGCCTCCGCCTCGGCCCGGGCCCGCTCGGGGTCGCCGGTGGCGGCGAAGAGTTCGCGGTTCCGGTCGGTCAGGATCCGTCCCGGCAGCAACCCGACCACCCGCACGCCGCGTGGGCCGTACTCGTCGGCGACGTCCTTGGCGACGCCGGCCAGGCCGGGCCGCAGCCCGTTGGAGATGCCCAACCCCGGTACCGGCCCGCGCGCCGAGGTGGAGAGCACCAGCGCGATCGCGCCGCCGTCGGGCAGCGCGGCGGCGATCGTCCGTACGACGCGCACGCTGCCCAGGAAGACGGTCTCGAAGGACTGCCGCCACTGCTCGTCGTCGACCGAGGCGGCGCTGCCCGGCGGTGGACCGCCCACGGAGACCAGCGCGCCGTCGACGCGGCCGAAGTGGCGCTGCGCGGCGGCCAGCAGCCGCTCGGGGTCGCCGGGTCG is a genomic window of Micromonospora tarapacensis containing:
- a CDS encoding ABC-F family ATP-binding cassette domain-containing protein is translated as MITASGLELRAGARILLSDTTLRVQPGDRIGLVGRNGAGKTTTLKVLAGEGQPYAGQIDRRSAVGYLPQDPRTGDLDVTGRDRVLSARGLDALMAGMKELEEQLADGGDERLVRRYGALEDQFAALGGYAAEAEAARICANLGLPDRALAQTIGTLSGGQRRRIELARILFRDAGENGGGILLLDEPTNHLDADSITWLRGFLANHKGGLVVISHDGSLLESVVNKVWFLDATRSVVDAYNLGWKAYLEARETDERRRRRERANAEKKAGALMAQADKMRAKATKTVAAQNMARRAERLVSGLEEVRVADKVAKVRFPAPAPCGKTPLTASGLSKSYGSLEIFTDVDVAVDRGSRVAILGLNGAGKTTLLRMLGGLLAPDTGEVRPGHGLRLGYYAQEHETLDVERTVLENMRAASIEQTDTELRKILGAFLFSGDDVDKPAGVLSGGEKTRLALATLVCSGANVLLLDEPTNNLDPVSREQVLDAIARYPGAIVLVTHDSGAVLALKPDRAILLPDGDEDAWSDDLLELVELA
- a CDS encoding helix-turn-helix domain-containing protein, which encodes MAATGTATSTEKGRRIVGAERQTLAKDLVKRYTGGESIRALAASTGRSYGFIHRVLTESGVQLRQRGGARRRKKA
- a CDS encoding enoyl-CoA hydratase/isomerase family protein, whose amino-acid sequence is MTAEATGVRLECDGPVATVTLCRPDVLNAQTSAMWRAMSDFSRELPGDVRVVVVRGEGRAFSAGLDLSVAGASGPGSFAELTTLPEPECADRIAHYQAGFTWLHRPDVISVAAVQGHAIGAGFQLALACDLRVLAEDATFSMAEVTLGLVPDLAGTKRLVELVGYARALEICTTGRRMDAAEADRIGLATLVVPGAELDPAVRDLTAGLLAPDRDAVVEIKALLAGAAGRTHAEQQRAEREAQTRRLRDLAGRGD
- a CDS encoding ABC transporter ATP-binding protein — protein: MAAGGMGGWSMLRSMRNQDEVSTHRLKRGVARRIVAFAHPYRRDIAIFLVTVVVAAVIGVATPLLAGDVIDAITRSEPDAGAVVIRLAVFIAGLAVADALLSLAQRWYSARIGEGIILDLRTRVYDHVQRMPLQFFTRTQTGALVSRLNNDVMGAQRAFTSTLSGVVSNVIQLVLTAAVMLTLSWQITALSLVLLPVFIIPARRVGRRLAEITRESYDLDAKMNATMTERFGVAGALLVKLFGRPDAEADRFAARAERVRDIGITSAMYSRTFFVAMLLVASLAQALTYGLGGWLAVTGDVSAGTVVTLALLLTRLYGPLTALSNVRVDVMSALVSFDRVFEVLDLEPGIRQRPGAVPVPRGAGRVEFRDVRFRYPSAAEISLASLEEVAALDRTVNEPVLKGVSFRVEPGQMVALVGPSGAGKSTLSMLISRIYDVTDGQVLVGGVDVRDATLDSLRDEIGVVTQDSHLFHETIAENLRYARPDATDDELWTALAGAQVADLVRTLPDGLETTVGERGYRFSGGEKQRIAIARLLLKAPSIVILDEATAHLDSESEAAVQRALSVALAGRTALVIAHRLSTVRDADQILVLDAGRIVERGRHDELVAVGGLYAELYRTQFAVADSPVPYADATGPEPVVIPSREYIADEAMPPATAN
- the mug gene encoding G/U mismatch-specific DNA glycosylase is translated as MLFVGINPGLWSAATGWHFARPGNRFWPALHRGGFTPRLLHPSEQDELPALGLGITNLVARASARADELAAAELVDGARELTDTVARYRPRWVAVVGVTAYRIGFARPKAGFGPQPEPLAGARLWVLPNPSGLNAHYTPQTLGVAFAELRAATRQE